The proteins below are encoded in one region of Reichenbachiella sp. 5M10:
- the trpD gene encoding anthranilate phosphoribosyltransferase has protein sequence MKEVLQKLTEGYVLSKEEAHAALKQLASGECNQSQLAAFLTIYLMRDIHAHELAGFKNAMLELCRPIDLSAYDAMDMCGTGGDGKDTFNISTTSSFVVAGAGQRIAKHGNNGVSSNCGSSNLLSHFGYVFPSDEGVLQRSMEKAGICFLHAPLFHPAMKNVAPVRKEMGLKTFFNMLGPLVNPSKPAKQLMGVYSLEVAQLYQDLHKAEGRDCAVVHAMDGYDEVSLTGDFKVYTRDGIQTYSPEQIGLGVVQPEEIYGGETVEDSAKIFEQVLKGEATMAQTNVVLANAGLALYMGQKLESYEAGIAQAKESIDSGAAYHCFKKFIEEVS, from the coding sequence ATGAAAGAAGTATTACAAAAACTCACAGAGGGCTATGTGTTGAGCAAAGAGGAAGCACATGCAGCACTCAAACAATTGGCATCAGGAGAGTGTAATCAGAGTCAATTGGCAGCATTTCTTACCATATATTTGATGCGAGACATCCATGCGCACGAGTTGGCAGGTTTCAAAAATGCCATGCTTGAATTGTGCCGTCCCATAGATCTGAGTGCCTATGATGCCATGGATATGTGTGGTACAGGTGGAGATGGCAAGGATACCTTCAATATCTCGACCACTTCCTCATTTGTAGTGGCAGGTGCAGGGCAAAGGATCGCCAAGCACGGCAACAATGGGGTGTCCTCCAATTGTGGCTCTTCTAATTTACTAAGTCATTTTGGCTATGTGTTTCCTTCGGATGAGGGCGTGCTGCAGCGTAGCATGGAGAAAGCCGGTATTTGTTTCTTGCATGCGCCGCTCTTTCATCCTGCGATGAAGAATGTAGCTCCAGTGCGGAAAGAAATGGGTTTGAAGACCTTCTTCAACATGCTTGGCCCTTTGGTCAATCCTAGCAAGCCGGCCAAGCAATTGATGGGGGTGTATAGCTTGGAAGTGGCACAGCTCTATCAGGACTTGCACAAGGCAGAGGGACGGGATTGTGCCGTCGTACATGCAATGGATGGCTATGATGAGGTTTCGTTGACGGGAGATTTCAAAGTGTATACTCGTGATGGCATTCAGACGTATTCGCCAGAGCAAATTGGACTGGGAGTAGTGCAGCCAGAGGAGATATATGGAGGAGAAACTGTGGAAGATTCGGCGAAGATATTTGAGCAAGTACTCAAAGGAGAAGCAACAATGGCTCAAACAAACGTGGTGTTGGCTAATGCGGGATTGGCACTCTACATGGGGCAAAAATTGGAGAGCTACGAAGCAGGTATCGCTCAAGCGAAAGAGTCGATCGATTCGGGAGCCGCATATCATTGTTTTAAGAAGTTTATCGAAGAAGTATCATGA
- the trpC gene encoding indole-3-glycerol phosphate synthase TrpC, producing the protein MNVLDKIVAEKHKEVAAQKELFSIDQLIKMPGFARTGISTAERLKRSVLPGIISEFKRQSPSKGVINDQVDVVKVTKGYCEAGASAVSILTDEPFFGGTIEDLQRARPHVTCPILRKDFIIDEYQIYKTKAVGADLMLLIAAILTKEEIVHFTKVAHDLGLEVLLEIHNEEEFRQAYISEVDILGVNNRDLKRFKTTIQNSIDLSAILPKEQLKISESGISTTQDMVQLTAAGYKGFLIGEQFMKHEDPAAELKKFMTEELV; encoded by the coding sequence ATGAATGTATTGGATAAAATAGTTGCGGAAAAGCACAAGGAAGTCGCCGCACAAAAGGAATTGTTTAGCATCGATCAGTTGATCAAGATGCCTGGGTTTGCTAGGACGGGGATTTCTACTGCCGAACGGCTGAAGCGATCGGTGTTGCCGGGGATTATTTCCGAATTCAAGCGCCAGTCACCATCCAAAGGGGTCATCAATGACCAGGTAGATGTGGTGAAGGTGACAAAAGGGTACTGTGAAGCGGGTGCTTCCGCTGTGTCCATCTTGACGGACGAGCCGTTTTTTGGGGGGACGATAGAGGATTTACAACGTGCGAGACCGCATGTGACTTGCCCGATATTGCGCAAGGACTTCATCATCGATGAATACCAGATCTATAAGACCAAAGCAGTAGGCGCAGACCTGATGCTGTTGATCGCGGCGATCCTGACCAAAGAAGAGATAGTGCATTTCACGAAAGTGGCGCATGATTTGGGCTTGGAAGTGCTGCTGGAGATTCACAATGAAGAGGAATTTCGACAGGCTTATATTTCTGAAGTGGATATTTTGGGGGTGAACAATCGTGATCTGAAACGGTTCAAAACAACGATCCAAAACTCCATAGATCTATCAGCAATATTGCCCAAAGAGCAGCTGAAAATTTCAGAAAGTGGAATCTCCACTACCCAAGATATGGTACAGCTTACTGCAGCAGGCTACAAGGGGTTTCTCATCGGTGAGCAGTTCATGAAGCACGAAGACCCTGCTGCTGAGTTGAAGAAGTTTATGACCGAAGAACTAGTGTGA